In Myxococcus stipitatus, the DNA window CCCAGGTGGTGCTGCACGGCGCGCGCCTGTCCACCTACGAGGGCGAGGCGCTGACCCTGTCGGGCCACGCCGAGCGGCTGACGTACCAGCGCACGGGCGGTGACGCGCGGGCGTTCAACGCCACGCTGAGGGTGCCTCCGGGCGCCCCCGGAGGCGGGGGCGTGGGGGCGTCGAAGGGCCTGGAGGTGAGCGCTCCGAATATGGAGGGCCTCCAGGCGTCGAAGGAGCTGGTGGCCTCGGGCGGGGTGGTGGTCCGCACGGGGGAGGGGATGGTGGTTCACACGCCGCGGTTGACCTACGACGCCACCACGGAGTCGGCGTGGGGCAACGAGGGCGTGCGCATCCAAGGGCCGGGCTACAACCTGCGGTCGGACCGCTTCGAGCTGTCCTTCCCGGATGAGACGTTCACCTTCGAGGGCTCGGTGGAGACCGTGCTGGGAGCGGTGGAGCGTGATTGAGTTTCTCGTGATGGCCTTCTTCGTGGCGCAGCCGCTGCCGGCGGTGGCGGCGACGCCCGCAGACGGTGGGACGCCTCCGGCGGCGGACGCCGGGGCACAGGGGCAGGGCTCGCTGGCGCCGCTGGACCTGGACGCGCCCATCCAGATCAACGCCGACCTCATCAACGGCGACAAGACGCACGCGACGCTCACGGGCAACGTGAGGGCGACGCACCGCACGCTCGAGCTCAAGTGCGACAAGATGACGGCCTACTTCACCCAGCCGCGCGTCGTGACGCGGGTGGTGTGCACCGGCGGCGTCAACGCGGTGGATGGGGACCGCATGGCCCGCGGCGAGCGCGCCGAATACGACGTGGCCAGCGGCGTGCTGGTGGTGACGGGCTCGCCCGAGGCGCGCCAGGGCACCACGTACATGCGCGGGACGAAGGTCCGCCTCACGCTGGGCAGCGAGAAGCTCGAGGTGGAGAACGCCGTCATCATCTTCGAGTCCCCGCCGTCCACCCCCGCGCCCGCCCGGAAGAAGCCCGCGCGCGCGCCCGCCGCCCCCGCGGACGGAGGCGTGCCCCGGTGAGCGCGAAGCTGATGGCGGAGGGGCTCCACAAGGCGTACCGGGGCCGTCAGGTGGTGAAGGGCGTGTCGTTCACCGTGTCCCCCGGCGAGGTGGTGGGCCTCTTGGGCCCCAACGGCGCCGGGAAGACGACGAGCTTCAACATGGTGGTGGGCCT includes these proteins:
- the lptC gene encoding LPS export ABC transporter periplasmic protein LptC — its product is MSRTLVASLVASLVAACSSRRPGEGAEQEPPPQVVLHGARLSTYEGEALTLSGHAERLTYQRTGGDARAFNATLRVPPGAPGGGGVGASKGLEVSAPNMEGLQASKELVASGGVVVRTGEGMVVHTPRLTYDATTESAWGNEGVRIQGPGYNLRSDRFELSFPDETFTFEGSVETVLGAVERD
- a CDS encoding LptA/OstA family protein, with the protein product MIEFLVMAFFVAQPLPAVAATPADGGTPPAADAGAQGQGSLAPLDLDAPIQINADLINGDKTHATLTGNVRATHRTLELKCDKMTAYFTQPRVVTRVVCTGGVNAVDGDRMARGERAEYDVASGVLVVTGSPEARQGTTYMRGTKVRLTLGSEKLEVENAVIIFESPPSTPAPARKKPARAPAAPADGGVPR